CCAACGGGCCCTCGGCGTCCGCCTACGCCGTCGCCGGCCGCTCCTCTCCCCGCTTCCGCGTCACCGCGGACGCCGCCGCCGTCAGCGGCCGGGCCACGTCCTCCAGGGAGCGGCGTTCCGCTCGTACCGCGAGAGCCGCCGCCACCAGCCCCGCCGCGCACATCAGCCCCGCGCCGATCTGGAAGGCCAGGACCGTGTCGGCGACCTTGCCCGTCGCCGTCAGGTCGGCGAACAGCAGCGGACCGCTGATGCCGCCCGCGGCCGTACCGAGGGCGTAGAAGAAGGCGATCGACATCGCCCGGGTCTCCATCGGGAAGATCTCGGACACCGTCAGGTAGGCGCTGGACGCCCCGGCGGACGCGAAGAACAGCACTCCGCACCAGCAGGCCGTCAGCGTGCCGGCGCTCAGCGACCCCTGGCTGAACAGCCAGGCCGTGAGGAACAGCAGCAGCCCGGAGATGATGTACGTCGACGAGATCATCACCCGTCGCCCGACCGTGTCGAACAGCTTGCCGAGCAGCAGCGGCCCGCAGAAGTTGCCGATCGCGATGACGGCGAAGTAGTAGCCGGTGTCCCCGGTCGGCACGTCGAAGAACTTCGTCAGGATCGCCCCGAACCCGAACGTGATCGCGTTGTACAGGAACGCCTGGCCGATGAAGAGCGAGAACCCGAGCACCGACCGCCGGCGGTAGTCGGAGAACAGGGTGCGGGCGATCTCGGTGAACTTCACGTTGCGCCGCTGGTGGATGGTGATCTCACCTTCGGGCCGCTTCAGCGGCTGCCCCTTCTCCGCCTCCACCTGCTCCTCGATGGAGGAGACGATCTCCTCGGCCTCCCGGTCCCTGCCGTGGATCAGCAGCCATCGTGGACTCTCCGGAACGTGCCGTCGTACGAGAAGGATGACCAGCGCGAGCACGGCCCCCAGCGCGAACGTCAGCCGCCAGCCGACGTCCTTGGGCAGGTAGGCGGTGTTCAGGGCGACGATCGACAGCAGCGAACCGCCCACCGCGCCCAGCCAGAAGCTGCCGTTGATGATCAGGTCCACACGCCCCCGGTACAGCGCGGGGATCAGCTCGTCGATCGCGGAGTTGATGGCCGCGTACTCGCCGCCGATACCGAAACCGGTCAGGAACCGGAAGGCGAAGAACCACCAGTTGGAGAACGACACCGCGGTCAGCGCGGTCGCCGCCAGGTACACGCCCAGCGTGATCATGAACAGTTTCTTGCGACCCCAGATGTCCGTCAACCGCCCCCAGAACAGGGCTCCGGCACACGCACCCGCCACATACAGTGCGGCCGCCATGCCGGTGACCTCTCCGGAGGAGATCGGCAGTCCGCTGCCCGACTCGGACAGACGGCTCGCGATGTTGCCGACGACCGTGACCTCCAGGCCGTCGAGGATCCATACGGTGCCGAGTCCGATGACGATCGTCCAGTGCCAGCGCGACCAGGGCAACTGGTCGAGCCTTGCAGGGATGTTGGTCGTCACGGTGTGGCCGCTCGCGGTCTCCGCGGTGGTCATGGGCTCCCTCCTCAGCGTCCTCTCGCCCTCGAGAGACACTGAGCACGTGTGCCCGCACTCCGCCGCCCTAAGCTCGCCTCACGCCCCCAGCGCCCGCGACACGGTGTAGATCAGCAGCCCCACCAGGGAACCGACCACCGTGCCGTTGATCCGGATGAACTGCAGGTCACGCCCGATGTGGGCCTCGATCTTGCGAGTGGTGTGCTCGGCGTCCCAGCCCGCCACGGTGTCGGTGATCAGGGAGGTGATCTCCTTGCGGTACGTCGTGACGACGTACACGGCCGCCCCCTCCACCCACCCGTCGACCTTTCCTTGCAGCTTCTCGTCGACGGCCATCCGCGCGCCGAGGGACAGCAGCGAGGCCCGTACCCGCAGCCGCAGTTCGCTGCGTTCGTCCTCGGCGGCGGACACGATCATCGACCGTACGGCGGTCCAGGCGGAGGCGATGAGGTCCTGCACCTCGCCCCGCCCGAGCACCTCGCCCTTCAGCCGTTCGACACGCGCGCGCGTGTCCGTGTCGGACTGCAGGTCGGAGGCGAAATCGGTGAGGAACCGGTCCAGCGCTCCGCGCGCCGGGTGGGAGGGCATGTCCCGCATCTCGGTGACGAACCGCAGGAGTTCCTTGTAGACGCGTTCGCCGACCTTCTTGTCGACGAACCGCGGGGTCCAGCCGGGCGCCCCGCCCTGCACGGCGTCCATGATCTCGGTGTCGTGCCACACCAGCCAGTCGTGGGCACGGGTGACGATGAGGTCGACGACCCTCTTGTGCCCGCCGTCGGCGACGACCTTCTCCAGCATCTTCCCGATGCCGGGCGCGATCTCCTGCGCGTCGGCCCGCCGGGTGATGGCCTCCCCGACCACGGCCTGGACGTCGGAGTCCCGCAGGACGGTCATCGCGCCACGCAGGGCGGCCGACAGTTCGGCGGTCACCCGGTCCGCGTGCTCGGGCTCGGCCAGCCACGCGCCGAGCCGGCTTCCGATGCCGACGGCCCGCAGCCGCTGCCGTACGACGTCCTGGGAGAGGAAATTCTCCCCGACGAACTCCCCCAGCGAGACGCCCAGCTGGTCCTTCTTCGTCGGGATGATCGCGGTGTGCGGGATGGGCAGCCCGAGTGGCCGGCGGAACAGGGCGGTGACCGCGAACCAGTCGGCCATGGCGCCGACCATCCCGGCCTCGGACGCGGCGGCGACATAGCCCGCCCACGCGCCGGCGCCGGAGTTGTGGGCCCATGTGGCGAGGACGTAGACCAGGGCCACGAACAGCAGCAGCCCGAGGGCGGTGAGCTTCATACGGCGCACCCCGCGCTGCTTCTCCAGGTCGGCCGCGCTGAAGGTGGTCATCGCGCGGGCGGCGGAGGCGGGGACGCCCCG
Above is a genomic segment from Streptomyces sp. SLBN-31 containing:
- a CDS encoding MFS transporter, which encodes MTTAETASGHTVTTNIPARLDQLPWSRWHWTIVIGLGTVWILDGLEVTVVGNIASRLSESGSGLPISSGEVTGMAAALYVAGACAGALFWGRLTDIWGRKKLFMITLGVYLAATALTAVSFSNWWFFAFRFLTGFGIGGEYAAINSAIDELIPALYRGRVDLIINGSFWLGAVGGSLLSIVALNTAYLPKDVGWRLTFALGAVLALVILLVRRHVPESPRWLLIHGRDREAEEIVSSIEEQVEAEKGQPLKRPEGEITIHQRRNVKFTEIARTLFSDYRRRSVLGFSLFIGQAFLYNAITFGFGAILTKFFDVPTGDTGYYFAVIAIGNFCGPLLLGKLFDTVGRRVMISSTYIISGLLLFLTAWLFSQGSLSAGTLTACWCGVLFFASAGASSAYLTVSEIFPMETRAMSIAFFYALGTAAGGISGPLLFADLTATGKVADTVLAFQIGAGLMCAAGLVAAALAVRAERRSLEDVARPLTAAASAVTRKRGEERPATA
- a CDS encoding DUF445 domain-containing protein is translated as MERTDPDKAGDGARRGVEAGEDRAALGAGAGHARPAAAGPRGVPASAARAMTTFSAADLEKQRGVRRMKLTALGLLLFVALVYVLATWAHNSGAGAWAGYVAAASEAGMVGAMADWFAVTALFRRPLGLPIPHTAIIPTKKDQLGVSLGEFVGENFLSQDVVRQRLRAVGIGSRLGAWLAEPEHADRVTAELSAALRGAMTVLRDSDVQAVVGEAITRRADAQEIAPGIGKMLEKVVADGGHKRVVDLIVTRAHDWLVWHDTEIMDAVQGGAPGWTPRFVDKKVGERVYKELLRFVTEMRDMPSHPARGALDRFLTDFASDLQSDTDTRARVERLKGEVLGRGEVQDLIASAWTAVRSMIVSAAEDERSELRLRVRASLLSLGARMAVDEKLQGKVDGWVEGAAVYVVTTYRKEITSLITDTVAGWDAEHTTRKIEAHIGRDLQFIRINGTVVGSLVGLLIYTVSRALGA